A region from the uncultured Holophaga sp. genome encodes:
- a CDS encoding glycine--tRNA ligase subunit alpha: protein MHVQELILRLQRYWADRGCLVGQPYDIEKGAGTMNPLTFFGALGSKPWNVAYVEPSRRPSDGRYGDNPFRLYKHHQFQVILKPSPAKVQEMYIESLEALGIDMSKHDLRFEEDNWESPTLGAWGVGWQVVLDGMEISQFTYFQQVAGVDCKPVCAELTYGIERICMFLTGIDNIFDLTWGDVKTDDGVFPISYGQVRHREEYELSAYSFEHANLELHWMLFAEYEKEGWRLIQEMGHYHSAFEQTLKLSHTFNVLNARGAISTTERPGIIKRVRDLAIACAKGYLEHEAEQAAKEVK from the coding sequence ATGCACGTACAAGAACTGATCCTGAGACTTCAGCGGTACTGGGCGGACAGGGGCTGCCTGGTGGGCCAGCCCTACGACATCGAGAAGGGCGCGGGCACCATGAACCCGCTGACCTTCTTCGGTGCCCTGGGCTCCAAGCCCTGGAACGTCGCGTACGTGGAGCCCTCCCGCCGCCCCAGCGATGGCCGCTACGGCGACAACCCCTTCCGCCTCTACAAGCACCACCAGTTCCAGGTGATCCTCAAGCCCTCCCCCGCCAAGGTGCAGGAGATGTACATCGAGAGCCTGGAGGCCCTGGGCATCGACATGAGCAAGCACGACCTCCGCTTCGAGGAGGACAACTGGGAGTCCCCCACCCTGGGCGCCTGGGGCGTGGGCTGGCAGGTGGTGCTGGATGGCATGGAGATCAGCCAGTTCACCTACTTCCAGCAGGTGGCGGGCGTGGACTGCAAGCCCGTCTGTGCCGAGCTCACCTACGGCATCGAGCGCATCTGCATGTTCCTCACCGGCATCGACAACATCTTCGACCTCACCTGGGGCGATGTGAAGACCGATGACGGGGTCTTCCCCATCAGCTACGGCCAAGTACGTCACCGCGAGGAGTACGAGCTCTCCGCCTACAGCTTCGAGCACGCCAACCTGGAGCTGCACTGGATGCTCTTTGCGGAATACGAGAAGGAGGGCTGGCGTCTCATCCAGGAGATGGGCCACTACCACTCCGCCTTCGAGCAGACCCTCAAGCTCAGCCACACCTTCAACGTGCTCAACGCCCGCGGCGCCATCTCCACCACGGAGCGGCCCGGCATCATCAAGCGCGTACGCGATCTCGCCATCGCCTGCGCCAAGGGCTACCTGGAGCACGAGGCCGAGCAGGCCGCCAAGGAGGTGAAGTGA
- a CDS encoding hybrid sensor histidine kinase/response regulator, which yields MSQLPEDFSSVPQRPKEGPEGRMEENIYARRADFGARVLVVDDEPIARRGLRAMLEKGYYQVETAGGGAEALELLPRFRPDLVLLDIIMPGMDGLETCRRIRVLPGGDMLPIIFLTSDERPETHAAAFQAKADDFLRKPVLRSELIVRIRSLLRLKRLQAEVQAERDALLDSQNQKEQLFAFIVHDLKNPLTTLQLGLDLLSDRCDMPSDTLPQLGRLLKTAQGMSRMVQDILDIGRAEQMGLELHRSPIDLRAWIPELLSEVEYRAKRMDQVLEWDCAEGVTLEADPELLRRLVLNLVDNALNYSPSGTRTRIEAEAIQGGVRVTVRDEGQGIPEHMRQAVFNKFTRLADEGSRTRSGSGLGLTFCQAVAEAHGGRIWVEDNPPGGSLFIVELPDEGGPGVPLFAPEG from the coding sequence ATGAGCCAGCTTCCCGAAGACTTCAGCTCGGTCCCCCAGCGACCGAAAGAAGGTCCAGAGGGACGCATGGAAGAGAACATCTATGCCCGCCGGGCGGACTTCGGCGCCCGGGTCCTGGTGGTGGACGACGAGCCCATCGCACGGCGGGGGCTGCGGGCCATGCTGGAGAAGGGCTACTACCAGGTGGAGACGGCAGGCGGGGGGGCCGAGGCCCTGGAACTCCTGCCCCGCTTCCGCCCTGACTTGGTGCTCCTCGACATCATCATGCCGGGCATGGACGGCCTGGAGACCTGCCGGAGGATCCGGGTCCTGCCCGGGGGGGACATGCTCCCCATCATCTTCCTCACCTCGGATGAACGGCCGGAAACCCATGCAGCAGCCTTCCAGGCCAAGGCGGACGACTTCCTCCGCAAGCCGGTCCTGCGCAGTGAGCTGATCGTCCGGATCCGGAGCCTCCTGCGGCTGAAGCGCCTCCAGGCCGAAGTCCAGGCGGAGCGGGACGCCCTGCTCGACTCCCAGAACCAGAAAGAACAGCTCTTCGCCTTCATCGTCCACGACCTCAAGAACCCCCTGACCACCCTCCAACTGGGCCTGGACCTCCTCAGCGACCGCTGTGACATGCCCTCGGACACCTTGCCCCAGCTTGGCCGGCTCCTGAAGACCGCCCAGGGCATGAGCCGGATGGTGCAGGACATCCTGGACATCGGCAGGGCCGAACAGATGGGCCTGGAGCTGCACCGGAGCCCCATCGACCTCCGGGCCTGGATCCCGGAGCTGCTCTCGGAGGTGGAGTACCGGGCCAAGCGCATGGATCAGGTCTTGGAGTGGGACTGTGCCGAGGGCGTCACCCTTGAGGCCGACCCGGAACTCCTCCGCCGCCTGGTGTTGAACCTCGTGGACAACGCTCTGAACTACTCCCCCTCCGGCACGAGGACCCGCATTGAGGCCGAAGCCATCCAGGGGGGCGTCCGGGTCACGGTGCGGGATGAGGGCCAGGGCATTCCCGAGCACATGCGGCAGGCGGTCTTCAACAAGTTCACCCGGCTGGCGGATGAGGGATCCAGGACCCGCTCCGGCTCGGGACTCGGGCTCACCTTCTGCCAGGCCGTGGCGGAGGCCCATGGCGGCCGCATCTGGGTCGAAGACAACCCGCCCGGGGGCAGCCTCTTCATCGTCGAGCTGCCCGACGAGGGCGGACCCGGCGTTCCGCTCTTCGCACCGGAGGGCTGA
- the glyS gene encoding glycine--tRNA ligase subunit beta: protein MSETKTLLLELHCEEIPARFLKPLTQDFAAAFTKWAEGEKLVHGTIAPEYSPRKISWSIAALPVTQADQTEVQVGPPQRMCVDEAGQPTVQGQKFAEKWGVPFESVRFEQPAGKKEPCAVVELTRKGQSTLALLVEALPRLVAGLHVPKAMRWGNHTFEFVRPIRNVLCLFGQEVVPIEIDGVKASASTWGHRLFHRQSPDPVAICCPEAYADALKASGVVVSCTERRTILETQLNELAAQTGGQVVQDEELLDTLSEIVEWPRALRGEFPPEFMELPKEVLVTSLKEHQKSFCIEKLDGTDLLPFFLTVANRDDDPAGFIKAGNEWVLKARLYDARFFFAEDRRTPLQDRLEKLKQLTFHRELGSYLEKTERIQTIATGLAHALSLDTAQADHAARLSKADLMTLMVGEFPELQGVMGGEYLKHEGEPEAVWKAVKEHYRPTGADDAIPGSPLGGLLAVADKLDTVAGCFAIGQIPSGSKDPLALRRAGIGITRIAWEQGWALDMGALVDLGLKAVASRASKPGAETREALLGFFKDRVAYQLEVAGYAGAVRRSALATGWTDLVDLKARCEALSAFAEDERFASLAQSAKRIGNILKDEAPAESFNALALQAAEEKVLAAHLDTIEATTDRKALLEALAELAQPLAAFFDAVMVKCEDETLKATRLSLLDRLRKAFLKVADFSLWQ from the coding sequence ATGAGCGAGACCAAGACCCTCCTGCTGGAGCTGCACTGCGAGGAGATCCCCGCCCGCTTCCTCAAGCCGCTGACCCAGGACTTCGCCGCCGCCTTCACCAAGTGGGCTGAAGGGGAGAAGCTGGTCCACGGCACCATCGCCCCCGAGTACTCCCCCCGCAAGATCAGTTGGTCCATCGCGGCCCTGCCCGTGACCCAAGCGGACCAGACGGAGGTCCAGGTGGGGCCCCCCCAGCGCATGTGTGTGGATGAGGCGGGCCAGCCCACGGTCCAGGGACAGAAGTTCGCTGAAAAGTGGGGCGTCCCCTTCGAGTCCGTCCGTTTCGAACAGCCCGCAGGCAAGAAGGAACCCTGCGCCGTGGTGGAACTGACCCGCAAGGGCCAGAGCACCCTGGCGCTGCTGGTGGAGGCCCTGCCCCGTCTGGTGGCCGGGCTCCATGTGCCCAAGGCCATGCGCTGGGGCAACCACACCTTCGAGTTCGTGCGCCCCATCCGCAACGTCCTCTGCCTCTTCGGCCAGGAGGTGGTGCCCATCGAGATTGATGGCGTCAAGGCCAGCGCCAGCACTTGGGGCCACCGTCTCTTCCACCGCCAGAGCCCCGATCCCGTGGCCATCTGCTGCCCCGAAGCCTACGCAGACGCCCTGAAGGCCTCTGGCGTCGTGGTCTCCTGCACCGAGCGCCGGACCATCCTGGAGACCCAGCTCAACGAGCTGGCGGCCCAGACCGGCGGCCAGGTGGTCCAGGACGAGGAGCTGCTGGACACCCTATCGGAGATCGTGGAGTGGCCCCGGGCCCTGCGCGGCGAGTTCCCTCCCGAGTTCATGGAGCTGCCCAAGGAGGTGCTGGTCACCAGCCTCAAGGAGCACCAGAAGTCCTTCTGCATCGAGAAGCTTGACGGTACCGACCTGCTGCCCTTCTTCCTCACGGTGGCCAACCGCGATGACGATCCTGCGGGCTTCATCAAGGCGGGCAACGAGTGGGTGCTCAAGGCCCGTCTCTACGACGCCCGTTTCTTCTTCGCCGAGGACCGCCGCACCCCCCTCCAGGACCGCCTGGAGAAGCTCAAGCAACTCACTTTCCATCGGGAGCTGGGCAGCTACCTGGAGAAGACCGAGCGCATCCAGACCATCGCCACGGGCCTGGCCCACGCCCTGAGCCTTGACACCGCCCAGGCGGACCACGCCGCCCGCCTCTCCAAGGCCGACCTCATGACCCTCATGGTGGGCGAATTCCCCGAGCTCCAGGGCGTCATGGGCGGTGAGTATCTCAAGCATGAGGGTGAGCCCGAGGCAGTCTGGAAGGCGGTCAAGGAGCACTACCGCCCCACCGGCGCCGACGATGCCATCCCCGGCAGCCCCCTGGGCGGCCTGCTGGCCGTGGCCGACAAGCTGGACACCGTGGCGGGCTGCTTCGCCATCGGCCAGATTCCCAGCGGCTCCAAGGACCCCCTGGCCCTGCGCCGCGCCGGCATCGGCATCACCCGCATCGCCTGGGAGCAGGGCTGGGCCCTGGACATGGGCGCCCTGGTGGACCTGGGCCTCAAGGCCGTGGCCAGCCGCGCCTCCAAGCCCGGCGCTGAGACCCGGGAGGCCCTCCTGGGCTTCTTCAAGGACCGCGTGGCCTACCAGCTCGAAGTCGCCGGTTACGCCGGGGCCGTGCGCCGAAGCGCCCTGGCCACGGGCTGGACGGACCTGGTGGACCTCAAGGCCCGCTGCGAGGCCCTCTCCGCCTTCGCCGAGGATGAGCGCTTCGCCTCCCTGGCCCAGAGCGCCAAGCGCATCGGCAACATCTTGAAAGACGAAGCGCCAGCGGAGTCTTTCAATGCTTTGGCCCTCCAGGCTGCCGAAGAAAAGGTGCTCGCCGCCCACCTCGACACCATCGAGGCCACCACCGACCGCAAGGCCCTGCTGGAGGCCCTGGCCGAACTGGCCCAGCCCTTGGCGGCCTTCTTCGACGCCGTCATGGTCAAGTGCGAGGA